The following proteins are encoded in a genomic region of Paenibacillus sp. FSL R7-0273:
- a CDS encoding glycosyltransferase family 2 protein: MSLKQHRRTSARRSGRRASQAARRKLRPQQRPAQAIPAANHPEPYVSVIIPAMNEAGTIAAAIAGARGVHPRCEVIVIVNGSADNTADIAQRMGAKVIVFPQPLGHDVGRSVGAEAAGGEILLFTDGDLAIPAAELRPFVEAVSSGADVALNDYSGPVRHRIPHPVVLSKYTLNLLLGRPDLNGYSLTAVPHAISRKALSVLGSTLLSRPPLAYARAVLEGLRVKAVHKVPVGKMNAVRRKEGGRDPLQEVILSDHLEAVAMLLERRGERAGYEDAGRRREMVR, from the coding sequence ATGAGCTTGAAACAGCATAGACGAACATCTGCCCGCCGCTCGGGGCGGCGGGCTTCTCAAGCAGCGCGGAGGAAACTCCGGCCGCAGCAGCGGCCTGCACAGGCAATACCTGCAGCGAATCACCCGGAGCCTTATGTGTCGGTAATCATTCCGGCCATGAATGAGGCCGGAACGATTGCTGCGGCTATTGCCGGAGCCAGGGGCGTGCATCCGCGCTGTGAGGTTATTGTGATAGTCAACGGTTCAGCCGACAATACAGCAGATATTGCCCAGCGAATGGGCGCAAAGGTGATTGTGTTCCCACAGCCGCTCGGGCATGATGTCGGGCGGAGTGTCGGGGCGGAGGCGGCTGGCGGTGAAATCCTGCTGTTTACTGACGGGGATCTGGCCATCCCTGCAGCAGAGCTGCGGCCGTTTGTGGAAGCAGTCAGCAGCGGGGCGGATGTGGCGCTGAATGATTACTCTGGCCCGGTCCGCCACCGGATTCCGCATCCGGTAGTGCTCTCCAAGTATACGCTCAACCTGCTGCTTGGAAGGCCTGACCTGAACGGGTATTCGCTGACAGCAGTTCCCCATGCAATCAGCCGCAAGGCACTTTCCGTGCTGGGCAGCACGCTCCTGTCCAGACCGCCGCTGGCCTATGCCCGGGCAGTGCTCGAAGGACTGAGGGTGAAAGCAGTGCATAAGGTGCCGGTCGGCAAGATGAATGCGGTCCGCCGCAAGGAAGGCGGCAGGGATCCGTTGCAGGAGGTTATTCTAAGCGATCACCTGGAGGCGGTCGCTATGCTGCTTGAGCGCAGGGGAGAGCGGGCGGGCTATGAAGACGCAGGCCGCAGAAGGGAGATGGTGCGATGA
- a CDS encoding PT domain-containing protein: MKGKKAFDFARSGLPGQMNGKSAFDFTQSGLPGQMKGKSAFDFARKGSPGRMEGKNASDFAQSGLPGRTEGKNASDFAQSSSPGRVKGKSTFYSAQNGSPSQTNQPTNQPTNQPTNQPTNQPTNQPTNQPTNQPNPTQPKVASGPRYPRKVQQWTIPALVAHFEDNSRQGGICPIFCTKRDICRYRGRQIT; encoded by the coding sequence ATGAAGGGCAAAAAGGCCTTTGATTTTGCCCGAAGTGGCTTGCCGGGCCAAATGAATGGCAAAAGCGCCTTTGATTTTACCCAAAGTGGCTTGCCGGGCCAAATGAAGGGCAAAAGTGCCTTTGATTTTGCCCGGAAAGGCTCGCCGGGCCGAATGGAGGGCAAAAATGCCTCTGATTTTGCCCAAAGTGGCTTGCCGGGCCGAACGGAGGGCAAAAATGCCTCTGATTTTGCCCAAAGTAGCTCACCGGGCAGAGTCAAAGGCAAAAGTACCTTTTATTCTGCTCAGAATGGCTCGCCGAGCCAAACCAACCAACCAACCAACCAACCAACCAACCAACCAACCAACCAACCAACCAACCAACCAACCAACCAACCAACCAACCAACCAACCAACCAACCCAACCCAACCCAACCCAAAGTAGCCTCCGGTCCCAGATACCCCAGAAAGGTGCAGCAATGGACTATACCAGCGCTGGTTGCACACTTTGAGGATAATAGCCGGCAGGGCGGCATCTGTCCAATTTTCTGTACAAAGAGAGACATTTGCCGTTACAGAGGGCGGCAGATTACATAG